A window of Hemibagrus wyckioides isolate EC202008001 linkage group LG03, SWU_Hwy_1.0, whole genome shotgun sequence contains these coding sequences:
- the LOC131351154 gene encoding mucin-2-like isoform X1 produces the protein MSFKNKTRFAFSKYKGISYTNLTILCLWLGLVTYTTQATTSTAGATADTTTMSNAPTITIQDSPDTEETTEYTTALYTTEVTKIAAPTTAETTADTTTSSLTSIISETTFATSEASTTTATTRTETSAKTSTSSPTSSISETTTTTTEVTTTTAPTLTSSTLPTTRLTTLYTTEVTTTTAPTIAETTAVTTTNTPTSTISETTCATTEVTTTTAPTTAETTTVTATTSPKSTISETTSATTEDATTAEPTTAETTALTTTTSPTSTISDATTFKTLSSTISTTKEYTTALYTTEITTTTAPTTAEITAVTANNSPTSIISETSFATTEVTTTAPTRAETTAVTTTTSPTSTISERTSTTTEATTKTAPTTAEINAVTTNTSPISTISETTITTLISITSPTTEFTTRTLYTTKGTTTAEPTTAETTTVTATTSPTSTIQKQPVPQQKL, from the exons ATGAGTTTCAAGAACAAAACAAG GTTTGCTTTTTCTAAATATAAAGGCATCAGTTATACTAATCTTACTATAC TATGTCTATGGCTGGGGCTTgttacatacacaacacaagcAACAACAAGCACAGCAGGAGCAACAGCAGATACTACAACAATGAGTAATGCTCCAACGATTACAATTCAGGATTCACCAGATACAGAGGAAACAACAGAATATACCACAGCATTGTACACAACAGAAGTTACAAAAATCGCAGCAcccacaacagcagaaacaactgcagacACCACTACTAGCAGCCTAACAAGTATAATTTCAgaaacaacctttgccacatCAGAAGCTTCAACAACAACTGCAACAACAAGAACAGAAACAAGTGCAAAGACAAGTACTAGCAGCCCAACAAgttcaatatcagaaacaaccacaaCCACAACAGAAGTTACCACGACCACAGCACCAACACTGACATCATCTACATTACCAACAACACGATTAACCACATTGTATACAACAGAAgttacaacaaccacagcaccaacaatagcagaaacaactgcagtgacaactactaatactccaacaagtacaatatcagaaacaacctgTGCCACAACAGAAgttacaacaaccacagcaccaacaacagcagaaacaaccacagtgaCAGCTACTACCAGCCCAAaaagtacaatatcagaaacaaccagtgccacaacagaagatgcaacaacagcagaaccaacaacagcagaaacaactgcattAACCACTACTACcagcccaacaagtacaatttcAGATGCTACTACATTTAAGACACTGTCATCAACTATATCGACAACAAAAGAATATACCACAGCTTTGTACACAACAGAAattacaacaaccacagcaccaacaacagcagaaataaCTGCAGTGACTGCTAATAACAGCCCAACAAGTATAATATCAGAAACAtcctttgccacaacagaagttacaaccacagcaccaacaagagcagaaacaactgcagtgacaactactactagcccaacaagtacaatatcagaaagaACCAGTACCACAACAGAAGCTACAACTaaaacagcaccaacaacagcagaaataaaTGCAGTGACAACAAATACCAGTCCAATAAGTACAATTTCTGAAACCACTATTACGACACTGATATCAAttacatcaccaacaacagaatttaccacCAGAACATTGTACACAACAAAAGGTACAACAACTGCAGagccaacaacagcagaaacaaccacagtgaCAGCTACTACcagcccaacaagtacaattcAGAAACAACCAGTGCCACAACAGAAGCTATAA
- the LOC131351154 gene encoding mucin-2-like isoform X2, whose protein sequence is MSNAPTITIQDSPDTEETTEYTTALYTTEVTKIAAPTTAETTADTTTSSLTSIISETTFATSEASTTTATTRTETSAKTSTSSPTSSISETTTTTTEVTTTTAPTLTSSTLPTTRLTTLYTTEVTTTTAPTIAETTAVTTTNTPTSTISETTCATTEVTTTTAPTTAETTTVTATTSPKSTISETTSATTEDATTAEPTTAETTALTTTTSPTSTISDATTFKTLSSTISTTKEYTTALYTTEITTTTAPTTAEITAVTANNSPTSIISETSFATTEVTTTAPTRAETTAVTTTTSPTSTISERTSTTTEATTKTAPTTAEINAVTTNTSPISTISETTITTLISITSPTTEFTTRTLYTTKGTTTAEPTTAETTTVTATTSPTSTIQKQPVPQQKL, encoded by the coding sequence ATGAGTAATGCTCCAACGATTACAATTCAGGATTCACCAGATACAGAGGAAACAACAGAATATACCACAGCATTGTACACAACAGAAGTTACAAAAATCGCAGCAcccacaacagcagaaacaactgcagacACCACTACTAGCAGCCTAACAAGTATAATTTCAgaaacaacctttgccacatCAGAAGCTTCAACAACAACTGCAACAACAAGAACAGAAACAAGTGCAAAGACAAGTACTAGCAGCCCAACAAgttcaatatcagaaacaaccacaaCCACAACAGAAGTTACCACGACCACAGCACCAACACTGACATCATCTACATTACCAACAACACGATTAACCACATTGTATACAACAGAAgttacaacaaccacagcaccaacaatagcagaaacaactgcagtgacaactactaatactccaacaagtacaatatcagaaacaacctgTGCCACAACAGAAgttacaacaaccacagcaccaacaacagcagaaacaaccacagtgaCAGCTACTACCAGCCCAAaaagtacaatatcagaaacaaccagtgccacaacagaagatgcaacaacagcagaaccaacaacagcagaaacaactgcattAACCACTACTACcagcccaacaagtacaatttcAGATGCTACTACATTTAAGACACTGTCATCAACTATATCGACAACAAAAGAATATACCACAGCTTTGTACACAACAGAAattacaacaaccacagcaccaacaacagcagaaataaCTGCAGTGACTGCTAATAACAGCCCAACAAGTATAATATCAGAAACAtcctttgccacaacagaagttacaaccacagcaccaacaagagcagaaacaactgcagtgacaactactactagcccaacaagtacaatatcagaaagaACCAGTACCACAACAGAAGCTACAACTaaaacagcaccaacaacagcagaaataaaTGCAGTGACAACAAATACCAGTCCAATAAGTACAATTTCTGAAACCACTATTACGACACTGATATCAAttacatcaccaacaacagaatttaccacCAGAACATTGTACACAACAAAAGGTACAACAACTGCAGagccaacaacagcagaaacaaccacagtgaCAGCTACTACcagcccaacaagtacaattcAGAAACAACCAGTGCCACAACAGAAGCTATAA